The sequence GGTCGCTGCTGCCGATCTCCGAACCGGCGATGCGCTGCCTCGTGGCGATGGACTGGCCCGGCAACGTCCGCCAGCTGCAGAACGTGATCGAGCGCGCCGTGATCCTCTGCACCGGGCCCGAGCTCGACCGCGAGATCCTGGGCCTGTCGGAGGAGATGGACGCCACCGAGAAGGGTCGCGAGCTGGGCGGCGACCTCACCCTGAGGGACATGGAGCGCGAACTGATCCTGCGGAAGCTGCAGACGACGCGCGGCAACCGCACGAAGGCCGCGCAGGAACTGGGCATCAGTGTCCGGACCCTGCGCAACAAGCTGAACATCTACACGGACCTCGGCGTCGAGATCCCGGGTTGAGGCCATGATCAAGACCGGCTTCTTCAAGAACGACCATCTCGACATGCTGAAGAAGGCGTTGGATGTCTACGCCAAGCGGCATGAGGTCACCGTCCAGAACGTGGCCAACGTCGAGACGGGCGGCTACCGCGCACAGAAGGTCAAGTTCGAGGAGATGCTGTCCTCCGAACAGATGCGCCTGCGCGGATACACGACGCACCCGGACCACATGCAGATCGGGGCGACGAATCCGTCCGAAATGCAGGAAGAGGTCGTCGATGCCGGCACCGACTTCGACAACGGGATCAACAACGTCGACATCGACGGCGAGATGACGAACCTGGCGACCAACGACCTGAGCTACCGCCTGGCCACGAGGCTGCTCAGCGGACGCTACAACACGCTGCGCGGCGCCATCCGCGGGCGAATGACCTAGGCGGGTAAGGAGAAGCCATGAGCAACGGACTTTTCGGGGCCATCCGCATCAGCGCCTCGGGCCTGCGCGGCCAGCGCATGAAGATGGACGTCGTGGCCAGGAACCTGGCCAACGCCGAGACCACGCAGACGGCGGAGGGCACGCCCTACCGGCGCCAGCGCGCGGTGTTCGAGGAAGTGCTCGGCGAGAAGGTCAAGACGCACGAGACCCTGCTCGGCCGCGACGAGGACAGCCGGCTGTCGCGCACCCACCCCGCGCACATGCTCGAGACGGTGGGCAGGGCCGAGCTGCCCGGCGGCGGGATCGGCGCCGAGGTGTCCGTGGCGCCCGACGCCTCCGAGTTCCGGGTGATCTACGATCCGGGGCATCCGGATGCCGACGAGGGCGGCTACGTGCTGATGCCCAACGTGAACCCGATCACCGAGATGGTGGACATGATCACGGCGAGCCGGGCCTACGAGGCCAACGTCAGCGCCGTCCAGTCGTCCAAGGACATGTTCAGCGACGCGCTGAAGATCTAGCGGCAGGCCGCGCAAAGGGGGTTCCCGATGGCTGTGGACACGATCAAGGCACTGGGCTCCATCGACCCGAGGGCCGCGCACGGGGCGGTCCCCGTGGCCCCGGCGACCGGTGGCGGCGGCTTCCAGGAGCAGTTCCTGAAGGCCCTCGAGAAGGTGGACAGCCTCCAGCAGGTCAGCAACGACACGCTGGACGGAATGATCAGCGGACGGGTCACCGAGACCCATGACGTGATGATCGCGGCCCGCGAGTCGCAGTTGGCCTTCGAGTTGCTGTTGGAGGTCCGCAACAAGCTCCTGGAATCGTATCAGGAGATCATGCGGACGCAGGTTTGACCGCTAGCCCATGACGGAGCCGAGGTAAAGGCGTGGACGGATTCAAGCAGCTGACTGACAACCTTAAGGCCAGGCTTGGTGAACTTTCGTTCAACCAGAAGGCCCTGCTGGGTGTCGTCGCGGTCGCCGGCATCATCAGCGTCGCCGTTTTCAGCCTGTGGCTGCAAAAGGAAGACAAGGCCGTCCTGTATTCCAACCTGAGCCCCGAGGATGCGGCCGCCGCGCTCGAGGAACTGGCCAAGCAGGACATCCCGACCGAGCTGAAGAACGGCGGGGGCACCATCCTCGTGCCCGAGAGCATGGTCGCGCGCCTGCGCATCGAGCTGGCCGGCAAGGGCGTCGTCTCCAACGGCCCGATCGGCTTCGAGATCTTCGACGGCAAGCAGTACGGGCTGACCGAGTTCCTGCAGAACGTCAACTTCAAGCGCGCCCTCGAGGGCGAGCTGACCAAGTCCATCGAGACCTTCCAGGGCATCCAGTCGGCGCGCGTGCACCTGGTGCTGCCGCAGCCTTCGATCTTCAAGAAGAACGATCCCGGCGCCACCGCCAGCGTCGTCCTGCGGCTCGGCCGCGGGGCCAAGCTCAACGAGGCGCAGATCGCCGGCATCCAGGCGCTGGTCGCCGGCAGCGTCGAGAACATGGCCGTCGAATCGGTGGCCGTCATCGACCAGACCGGCAAGGTGCTCTCGGCCGCCGTGTCCGACGAGGAGACCGGGCGCTCCGAGACCCAGCTGGCGCTGCGAAAGGACGTCGAGGACTACCTGACCGAGAAGGCCGGCTCGATGCTGGACAAGGTGCTGGGCGCCGGCCGCTCCATCGTGCGCGTGGATGCCACCCTGAACTTCGAGAAGATCACGCGCGAGCGCGAGATCTACGACCCGGCCTCGACCGTGGTCCGCAGCGAGGTCCGGAACGAGGAAGTCGACCCGTCGACCGGCGGCACCACCGAGAACAGCACGACCAACTACGAGATCAACCGGACAGTCGAACACATCGTGGGGCAGACGGGCGGCATCAGCACCCTGTCGGTCTCGGTGTTCGTCGATGGGCACTACGAGCCCGCACCCGGCGGCGAGGGTGAGCCGACGTACACCCCGCTGACCGAGGACGAGCTGGGCCAGCTGCGGCGCATCGTGCAGACCGCGGTGGGCCTGAACGCCATGCGCGGCGACCAGATCGAGGTCGTCAACATGCAGTTCCGGCAGATGGAAGAGCCCGCCGGCGCCACGCCGCTCACCGACTGGATGGGCCTGGTGACCGAGTACGGCGGCAAGGTGCTGCTGGTGGTCATGCTCCTGGTCATGGCGCTGAGCGTGCGCCGCACCCTGGGCAAGCTGGTGACCGGCGGCGAGGCGACCGGCGGCAAGGCGGCGGTCGCCGCGGCCCGCGCCGGTACTCCGGCCCGCGGTGCGCCGGCAGTGCCGGCCGAGGAACTCGAGCACTTCGACGGTATCCCCGACCTGAACGACCAGGTCATGGGCGATATCCGGGACTACGCGGCGGACAATCCGGAGCGGGTGGCCGAGGTCATCCAGAGCTGGATCCGGGAGATCGACCTCTCCGGCAACAGCCGGGAAGCGGTGGGTAACTGACGTGAAGCAGCAGTCGGTACGCAAGGCCGCGGTCTTCCTGATGTCGCTGGGGCCTGATGTGGCAGGCCGCGTGATGGCAAAGCTGCCCGAATCCATGGTGGAAGAGCTGACCCACAACATCGCCTCCATCGGCCATGTCACGTTCGAGGAGAAGAAGAAGGTCCTCAGCGAGTTCATCAAGATGAGCAGCCAGATCTCGGGCATCGGCTTCGGCGGCGAAGAGACCGCGAAGCAGATCCTCGAGGCCGGCTTCGGCACCCACAAGGCCACGTCGCTGCTCAGCCGCGTCACGAGCTATAGCGAGATCAACAACTTCGAGAGCTTGCGCGCCGTCGATCCGCTGACGATCGCGAACTACCTGA comes from bacterium and encodes:
- the flgB gene encoding flagellar basal body rod protein FlgB gives rise to the protein MIKTGFFKNDHLDMLKKALDVYAKRHEVTVQNVANVETGGYRAQKVKFEEMLSSEQMRLRGYTTHPDHMQIGATNPSEMQEEVVDAGTDFDNGINNVDIDGEMTNLATNDLSYRLATRLLSGRYNTLRGAIRGRMT
- the flgC gene encoding flagellar basal body rod protein FlgC: MSNGLFGAIRISASGLRGQRMKMDVVARNLANAETTQTAEGTPYRRQRAVFEEVLGEKVKTHETLLGRDEDSRLSRTHPAHMLETVGRAELPGGGIGAEVSVAPDASEFRVIYDPGHPDADEGGYVLMPNVNPITEMVDMITASRAYEANVSAVQSSKDMFSDALKI
- the fliE gene encoding flagellar hook-basal body complex protein FliE, whose translation is MAVDTIKALGSIDPRAAHGAVPVAPATGGGGFQEQFLKALEKVDSLQQVSNDTLDGMISGRVTETHDVMIAARESQLAFELLLEVRNKLLESYQEIMRTQV
- the fliF gene encoding flagellar M-ring protein FliF, with translation MDGFKQLTDNLKARLGELSFNQKALLGVVAVAGIISVAVFSLWLQKEDKAVLYSNLSPEDAAAALEELAKQDIPTELKNGGGTILVPESMVARLRIELAGKGVVSNGPIGFEIFDGKQYGLTEFLQNVNFKRALEGELTKSIETFQGIQSARVHLVLPQPSIFKKNDPGATASVVLRLGRGAKLNEAQIAGIQALVAGSVENMAVESVAVIDQTGKVLSAAVSDEETGRSETQLALRKDVEDYLTEKAGSMLDKVLGAGRSIVRVDATLNFEKITREREIYDPASTVVRSEVRNEEVDPSTGGTTENSTTNYEINRTVEHIVGQTGGISTLSVSVFVDGHYEPAPGGEGEPTYTPLTEDELGQLRRIVQTAVGLNAMRGDQIEVVNMQFRQMEEPAGATPLTDWMGLVTEYGGKVLLVVMLLVMALSVRRTLGKLVTGGEATGGKAAVAAARAGTPARGAPAVPAEELEHFDGIPDLNDQVMGDIRDYAADNPERVAEVIQSWIREIDLSGNSREAVGN